Within Claveliimonas bilis, the genomic segment TCCCGAACAGAATCATAAATACACTGATCACTCCATCCAGATAGGCGCTGTCGAAATGCCCCACACTGTCTGCATAATTGGAAAATCCGCCTGTCCCCGCTGTCCCAAATGCATGGATCAGAGAATCAAAAAGATTCATTCCTCCCAAAAGCAGAAGAACAACCTGGATCGCCGTCAAAATAAAATACATTCCGTAAAGGATCTGCGCTGTTGTCCGTGATTTTGGAACCAGTTTATCTTTCTCTGGCCCTGGTACTTCCGCGCGCATCAGATGAATGGAACTTTGCTTGTCCAGGTTCGTCAGCACCATAACAAAAACGAGCACACCCATTCCGCCTACCCAGTGTGTCAGACTTCTCCAGAAAGTCATACACTGCGGAAGCACTTCCACGTTCTTCAGAATCGTAGATCCTGTCGTGGTAAATCCGGATACGGTTTCAAAAAATGCATCCATATAATTCGGGATCGATCCGGAAAGGAAAAAAGGAAGTGCTCCAAAAAGCGACCACAAGATCCAGGCTGATGAAACGATCAGCAGGCCGTCTTTTCCGTAAAGCATCGTATTTTCCGGTTTCTTCCTTCCTGTCAGCAGGAAAATAACTGCCAGCACCGCGGCCGTAATAACAAAATAAACCGCACATTTTTCCTGATAGATCAATCCTACAAGCGCCGGGATCAGAAGGAGAAGCCCCTCCACTCCCATCATTTTACCGAGAATATGTAAAATCATCTTCCTGTTCATTTTTTGTTTCCCTCTATTTCTCCAGCATATCCTTCAGGTCATTGACTCCCCGCTCTGTTGTTACGATTACAACGCTGTCCCCGACTTCAATATGATCATCACCATTGGGAATCCGGATTTTTCCCTTTCTCCCGATGCAGGCAATAAGATAGTTTTTCTTTGTCTTCAGATCTTTCAGAGGGATGTTGGTGTATTCACATTCCTTCCGGATAATAAATTCCAATGCTTCAACTTTACCGTTTACCAGTCGGTACAGAGCTTCCACGTTGGCACTTTTTAAGGATTTACGCCTTGCCCTCACATAGCTTAGAATCACATCGGCAGTTGCACTCTTTGCCGACACAATACTGTCAATTCCCAGTCCTTCCACCATCTGTGCCCTGGAATCCTCATTAACCTTAGCAACGATCTTCGGCACATTTTTTGTTTTCGCAAACAGCGCCATGATAATATTTTCTTCATCCATTCCTGTCAGAGCCACAAGGGCATCAGCATGCTCAATCCCCTCTTCGATCAAAAGGTCGTGATTTGTAGCATCTCCATGGATGATCGTTGCGTCCGGCAGCATTTCACAGAGCTTTTCACATTTATTATAATCCTT encodes:
- a CDS encoding TrkH family potassium uptake protein — encoded protein: MNRKMILHILGKMMGVEGLLLLIPALVGLIYQEKCAVYFVITAAVLAVIFLLTGRKKPENTMLYGKDGLLIVSSAWILWSLFGALPFFLSGSIPNYMDAFFETVSGFTTTGSTILKNVEVLPQCMTFWRSLTHWVGGMGVLVFVMVLTNLDKQSSIHLMRAEVPGPEKDKLVPKSRTTAQILYGMYFILTAIQVVLLLLGGMNLFDSLIHAFGTAGTGGFSNYADSVGHFDSAYLDGVISVFMILFGINFNLYFFLAVREFKLVFKNEELRAYLLIISGAVVMIMINIYPIYGSVAEAFRYSAFQVASIITTTGYATADYMLWPEFSRCVLVALMIIGACASSTGGGIKVSRLLISLKSIYKEIKQMLHPKSVNVVKLNKKKLGEDTIRNVYVYLLAYITLAIVSVLIVSLDNFDFETTVGSVITALGNVGPGLGMTGPVGSFADYSLLAKFVFCLDMLAGRLEIFPFLMLFSYVWRKKF